The following coding sequences lie in one Polluticoccus soli genomic window:
- a CDS encoding acyl-CoA thioesterase has product MKLINKKICMGKDIGIHGNMFGGILMAWIDEAAAAFATEYCCTPNMVTLRVGELHFKRPIKVNNHIRVYGEVVSLGNTSITLDIEVRKFNLYSGEEIVVCTTSITFVRIDDDGNPTPIGETIKRKHEQALVLV; this is encoded by the coding sequence ATGAAACTGATCAACAAAAAGATCTGCATGGGCAAAGACATCGGTATCCACGGCAATATGTTCGGTGGTATACTTATGGCATGGATAGATGAGGCAGCCGCCGCATTTGCAACCGAGTACTGCTGCACACCAAACATGGTGACGCTGCGCGTGGGTGAACTCCATTTCAAACGTCCCATAAAGGTGAACAACCACATACGTGTATATGGTGAGGTCGTTTCATTGGGTAATACATCGATAACGCTGGATATAGAGGTGCGCAAGTTCAACCTGTATAGCGGTGAGGAGATAGTGGTCTGCACCACGTCTATCACTTTTGTGCGTATAGACGATGATGGCAATCCTACGCCTATTGGTGAAACGATAAAAAGAAAGCACGAACAGGCACTGGTATTGGTATAA
- a CDS encoding M12 family metallo-peptidase has product MYNPFSSRLLLAAFCLLICIRAGAKSSYLDAFIARAKQQYMIVEFDGLWKEDRLTAPLIANGTMFDVDVLTLETIVEYRPMLITLHVGGYELELARYDIITPDFSVNEATAEGSMPFVYNPGVYYRGVVKGVPGSLAAFSFFSGDVYGLFSLPGGGNMVVEQVKKGVTAGKYILYNDRDQQLSASVGCGTDKLPALQKPATQNKNAFSSCKDVEFYIKADYETWLDYSSNTTNVVNYLTAAFNTVATLYRNEAVYISLKHIEVNTTADIYQTLTLSSSTFLTTFGDETQNNLFGADLAMLVSTRGGNMGGVAWLGTICFPYNSFQSSGPYAFCNLKQDAQALPAYSFDIQQMAHEPGHNLGVMHTHNCGWPGGAIDACVPVEGSCAAPSPQYPPGGGTIMSYCHTVSGVGVDLTKGFGPLPGDTLRDGVAAAACADYIVNTPVIAANANVVATRECVDGDGVTHYLNDGNNDDEADDRLLLKIEKNGSLIGTVDDAGFEVKVVTFPNLGSGNGTNLLLPPGMNNVKTFHAAINRYWEVTPITQPPSMVEVVFPFTRTDVTDADGSVNGNIPLIAGDMTLYQAKSPLDPNPALGFATAAQNDIIIYNRGVSPSPVQWMLSSVADTFFAHFLTNSLNGGTAFYTYFPVSVDDVKKANFAVFPNPAAEYWNVLSASDAELQLHAADGRTIISKKISAGKVEKIDASKLAPGLYFYRLYTDANVHKGTLIRQ; this is encoded by the coding sequence ATGTACAACCCGTTTTCTTCAAGGCTGCTGCTGGCGGCTTTTTGCTTGCTCATTTGTATTAGAGCCGGGGCAAAGAGCAGTTACCTCGATGCTTTTATTGCCCGTGCAAAACAGCAGTATATGATCGTAGAGTTTGATGGTCTTTGGAAAGAAGACAGGCTTACCGCACCGCTCATTGCCAATGGTACCATGTTCGATGTGGATGTTTTGACATTGGAAACGATTGTTGAATATAGGCCCATGCTCATAACATTGCATGTTGGAGGTTATGAACTGGAGCTGGCAAGGTATGACATCATCACTCCTGACTTTTCGGTAAATGAGGCTACGGCCGAAGGATCAATGCCTTTTGTTTATAACCCCGGGGTATATTATAGGGGCGTAGTAAAAGGAGTTCCCGGTTCGCTGGCGGCATTTTCATTCTTTAGTGGTGACGTGTACGGGCTTTTTTCGTTGCCCGGCGGTGGCAACATGGTCGTAGAACAGGTGAAAAAAGGAGTGACGGCCGGTAAGTACATATTGTACAATGACCGCGACCAGCAACTGTCTGCTTCAGTAGGTTGCGGTACCGATAAGTTGCCTGCCCTGCAAAAGCCTGCAACGCAGAATAAGAACGCATTCAGTTCCTGCAAGGATGTAGAGTTCTATATAAAAGCAGACTACGAAACCTGGCTGGATTACAGTAGCAATACGACCAACGTGGTGAACTACCTGACAGCTGCCTTTAATACCGTCGCTACTCTTTACCGAAACGAAGCGGTGTACATTAGCCTGAAGCATATAGAGGTTAATACGACGGCGGATATTTACCAGACGCTAACCCTTAGCTCATCCACTTTTCTAACCACGTTTGGTGATGAAACGCAAAACAACCTGTTTGGGGCAGACCTGGCCATGCTCGTTTCTACACGTGGCGGTAATATGGGCGGGGTAGCCTGGTTGGGTACGATCTGTTTTCCATACAACAGTTTTCAGAGCTCAGGTCCTTATGCATTCTGTAATCTAAAACAGGATGCACAGGCGTTGCCTGCTTATAGCTTCGACATACAGCAAATGGCCCACGAGCCCGGTCATAACCTGGGTGTGATGCACACGCACAATTGTGGCTGGCCGGGAGGCGCTATAGACGCTTGCGTGCCTGTTGAAGGCAGTTGTGCTGCTCCGAGTCCGCAGTACCCACCCGGTGGAGGCACCATTATGAGCTATTGCCATACCGTGTCAGGCGTTGGTGTTGATCTTACCAAAGGCTTTGGCCCTCTACCCGGCGACACACTGCGTGACGGTGTTGCTGCCGCAGCCTGTGCCGACTATATCGTTAATACGCCTGTTATTGCTGCCAATGCAAACGTTGTAGCAACTCGCGAGTGTGTAGACGGAGACGGTGTCACACACTACCTGAATGATGGCAATAACGATGATGAGGCAGATGACAGGCTGTTGTTGAAAATAGAAAAGAACGGAAGCCTGATAGGTACAGTAGATGATGCAGGCTTTGAAGTGAAGGTTGTTACTTTTCCCAACCTTGGTTCAGGCAATGGCACCAACCTGCTGCTGCCGCCGGGGATGAATAATGTAAAGACCTTCCATGCTGCTATCAATCGCTATTGGGAAGTGACGCCCATTACCCAGCCACCGTCGATGGTAGAAGTGGTCTTCCCTTTTACGCGTACTGATGTTACCGACGCAGATGGCAGTGTGAATGGTAATATTCCGTTGATCGCAGGCGATATGACATTGTACCAGGCCAAGTCTCCATTGGATCCGAACCCGGCGTTAGGTTTTGCTACAGCAGCGCAAAACGATATCATCATATACAATAGGGGCGTATCTCCATCGCCTGTGCAATGGATGCTATCATCTGTTGCGGATACTTTCTTTGCGCATTTCCTTACCAATAGTTTGAATGGTGGTACTGCATTCTATACTTATTTCCCGGTCTCTGTCGACGATGTGAAAAAGGCCAATTTTGCTGTATTTCCTAATCCCGCAGCCGAATATTGGAATGTGTTGAGTGCATCTGATGCCGAGCTGCAACTGCATGCAGCTGATGGCAGGACGATCATATCGAAGAAAATTTCAGCGGGTAAAGTAGAAAAAATAGATGCCTCGAAACTCGCTCCAGGACTGTATTTCTACAGATTGTATACAGATGCGAATGTTCATAAAGGAACGTTAATCAGGCAATAA
- a CDS encoding acyltransferase family protein, whose protein sequence is MKHQLDALTTTRGVAALLVVVFHFGCTVFPFNQAEHFFRSSNLAVGYFFVLSGFVMYYTYHNRRNSFRPFMEKRLVRIVPAFYIALAMSAVLIIAEGIGSGPMFLKQMALNLTFTQAFFPGYALTINSPGWSLSIEMFFYILFPALIAFANRESRRFLWFVATFFVLSQVTHLAMVAKYKPEWGTAFHEFVYYFPLFHFNQFFVGMVGGYLFFQYKKRGIKYASVWPLVAIVLLVNFMPRSVSLHNGLLAPLYMLLVLAVALHNSSWLRWRPLVFLGEVSYGIYIFQEPVHRYAVNLNGRYLQLSEPVFFYTYTIALVGVAALCYHLVEKPIRNMLNRP, encoded by the coding sequence ATGAAGCACCAACTCGATGCATTGACCACCACCCGCGGAGTAGCCGCGTTGCTGGTAGTGGTGTTTCACTTTGGGTGCACGGTTTTCCCTTTCAACCAGGCAGAGCATTTTTTCAGGAGCAGTAACCTGGCAGTGGGGTATTTTTTCGTGTTGTCGGGTTTTGTGATGTATTATACTTACCACAACCGGCGCAACAGCTTCAGGCCGTTTATGGAGAAAAGGTTGGTGCGTATAGTGCCTGCTTTTTATATAGCGCTGGCTATGTCGGCCGTGCTGATCATTGCAGAAGGTATTGGCTCGGGACCTATGTTCCTAAAACAGATGGCGCTGAACCTGACATTTACGCAGGCCTTCTTCCCCGGCTATGCACTTACGATCAACTCTCCTGGCTGGTCGTTGTCGATAGAGATGTTTTTTTACATCCTGTTTCCTGCACTGATAGCGTTTGCTAATAGAGAATCGCGGCGCTTTCTGTGGTTTGTGGCTACGTTTTTTGTGCTGTCGCAGGTGACGCACCTGGCGATGGTTGCAAAATATAAACCAGAGTGGGGCACAGCCTTTCACGAGTTCGTTTATTACTTCCCGCTGTTTCATTTCAACCAGTTCTTTGTTGGTATGGTGGGCGGATATCTTTTCTTCCAGTATAAAAAGCGCGGTATTAAGTACGCATCGGTCTGGCCATTGGTAGCTATTGTCCTCCTTGTGAACTTTATGCCGCGCTCAGTCAGCCTGCATAATGGTTTGCTGGCGCCGCTCTACATGCTGCTGGTGTTGGCGGTGGCATTGCACAACTCGAGCTGGTTGCGCTGGCGGCCACTGGTGTTTTTGGGCGAGGTGAGTTATGGTATCTACATCTTCCAGGAGCCAGTACACCGGTATGCCGTGAATCTTAACGGCAGGTACCTTCAGCTATCAGAACCGGTGTTTTTTTACACGTACACGATAGCACTGGTAGGTGTTGCTGCGTTGTGCTATCACCTGGTAGAAAAGCCCATCAGAAATATGCTGAATAGGCCTTAG
- a CDS encoding ATP-binding protein — protein sequence MQRPLSFFNWSLRKALDAEPDNFAKARIKIIFTVLLFTLAKILVAGITALVAGQTMQTTRAAITLVVYVALVKLLLGMPTRMKAVAQVMLIAGTATIWVNVFVFTHAINLVTLQFIFMIILSGYYMLGSTWGIIYSFLGVAPVMMVLTLGDKLDIYTANAPQQIASPGFEIVVVLNFVTIIVAHYLFFKAFRSSLREKEELNDQLHVSVEEANQLAISRSNFLSTISHELRTPLNAVIGTSELLMDDKPEDRQRENLKILHSSALDLLALINNVLDFNKIDSDKLELEKVPVRLDEFVQNVCAGLKIRATAKSLRFDLVIDNCVQKLFVSTDPTRLSQVLYNLIGNAIKFTEQGGITVHLDCTQETDDSIGVLFSITDTGIGIHPDKHAAIFDVFAQAESHVTRKYGGTGLGLPIVKQLLPIFDSKIELESTPGKGSRFFFTINFTKAQAPVIEQNATEAVNLSKLNILVAEDNEVNRVIIRKQLSTLNVTPVIVENGVLAYNAWLSGQFDAILLDLHMPEADGYDTIKRIRAYSESAKANTHAIAFTASINEKEQILDAGFNDFLYKPANIKHLREKLEELALRAGKA from the coding sequence ATGCAACGACCTCTGTCTTTTTTCAATTGGTCTTTAAGAAAGGCTCTTGATGCGGAACCTGACAATTTCGCCAAGGCCCGCATTAAGATCATTTTTACTGTATTACTATTTACTTTAGCTAAGATCCTTGTTGCCGGCATTACTGCGTTAGTAGCCGGGCAAACCATGCAGACAACTCGTGCGGCCATCACACTGGTGGTGTATGTAGCATTGGTAAAACTGCTGCTGGGAATGCCAACGAGGATGAAAGCAGTTGCTCAGGTCATGCTAATAGCCGGTACTGCCACTATCTGGGTAAACGTTTTCGTCTTCACACACGCCATCAATCTTGTCACCCTGCAGTTCATCTTCATGATCATACTGAGCGGGTATTATATGCTGGGGAGTACCTGGGGTATAATCTATTCCTTCCTTGGTGTGGCGCCGGTTATGATGGTGCTGACACTGGGAGACAAGCTGGACATATATACGGCCAATGCACCACAACAGATCGCATCACCGGGGTTTGAGATAGTAGTAGTGCTGAACTTTGTTACCATCATTGTCGCGCACTATCTCTTCTTCAAAGCGTTCAGGTCTAGCTTGCGGGAAAAGGAAGAACTGAACGACCAGCTGCATGTGTCTGTAGAAGAAGCCAACCAGCTGGCCATATCACGGTCCAACTTTCTTTCTACTATCTCACACGAGTTGCGCACGCCGCTCAATGCTGTTATCGGCACCTCTGAACTGCTGATGGACGACAAACCTGAAGACAGGCAACGGGAAAACCTGAAGATACTCCACTCTTCCGCGCTCGATCTACTGGCGCTCATAAACAACGTGCTCGACTTTAATAAAATAGACTCCGACAAGCTGGAACTGGAAAAAGTACCTGTGCGGCTCGATGAATTTGTGCAGAATGTTTGTGCCGGATTGAAGATAAGGGCCACAGCCAAAAGCCTCAGGTTCGACCTGGTCATCGACAACTGCGTTCAAAAACTTTTTGTCAGCACCGACCCTACGCGTCTGTCTCAGGTATTGTACAATCTTATCGGCAATGCGATAAAGTTTACAGAACAAGGTGGCATCACGGTCCATTTGGACTGCACACAGGAAACCGACGACAGCATAGGTGTACTGTTCTCCATTACCGATACCGGCATTGGCATACACCCCGACAAACACGCGGCCATCTTCGATGTGTTCGCACAGGCAGAGTCGCACGTGACGAGGAAGTATGGTGGCACAGGCCTTGGACTGCCGATCGTCAAACAACTACTTCCCATCTTTGATAGTAAGATAGAACTGGAGAGCACACCAGGCAAAGGTTCGCGTTTCTTCTTTACCATCAACTTCACCAAAGCGCAGGCACCTGTAATAGAACAAAACGCTACAGAAGCCGTCAACCTCAGCAAGCTCAACATACTTGTTGCCGAAGACAACGAGGTAAACCGTGTCATCATCAGGAAGCAGCTCTCCACGCTCAACGTCACTCCTGTCATCGTAGAGAACGGTGTGCTGGCTTACAATGCATGGCTGTCGGGACAGTTCGACGCTATCCTGTTAGACCTACATATGCCCGAGGCCGACGGCTATGACACCATCAAACGCATCCGTGCTTATTCAGAGTCGGCTAAAGCCAATACACACGCCATTGCCTTTACTGCCTCTATCAACGAAAAAGAGCAAATACTCGATGCAGGCTTCAACGATTTTCTCTACAAACCCGCCAACATCAAACACCTGCGCGAAAAGCTTGAAGAGCTGGCGCTGCGTGCAGGCAAAGCTTAA
- a CDS encoding NADPH-dependent FMN reductase, which produces MLTIISGTNRNDSMTLRVATLYYNILSQHTDNVHLVSLENRNVWETGTDLTQLEDQYFKPSGKFVFVLPEYNGSIPGILKLMIDNSDIRNCWWYKKAMLVGVADGRAGNLRGLDHMTNILHYLRVNVLYNKLPISRINEEIDMEGNILKPATQLVIEQQIEEFLKF; this is translated from the coding sequence ATGCTTACCATAATATCGGGAACGAACCGGAACGACAGCATGACCCTGAGGGTTGCCACCCTCTACTACAATATATTGAGCCAGCACACCGACAACGTACACCTGGTGAGCCTGGAGAACAGGAACGTATGGGAGACAGGCACCGACCTTACACAGCTGGAAGATCAGTACTTCAAGCCATCGGGCAAGTTTGTATTTGTGCTGCCCGAGTACAACGGCAGCATCCCCGGCATCCTGAAGCTGATGATAGACAACAGCGACATCCGCAACTGCTGGTGGTACAAAAAAGCCATGCTCGTAGGCGTAGCAGACGGGCGCGCCGGCAACCTGCGCGGCCTGGATCATATGACCAACATACTGCACTACCTTCGGGTGAATGTGCTGTACAACAAGCTACCCATTAGCCGCATAAACGAGGAGATAGACATGGAAGGGAACATATTAAAGCCGGCCACCCAGCTGGTAATAGAACAACAAATTGAAGAATTTTTGAAGTTTTAA
- a CDS encoding metallophosphoesterase, translating to MAQRFAIIMFLLALAEFYSFIVVRSAVRTLPYAGRVGVMVFYVLLSLFAWISFFMFRHINWANLPHMLRNIYVATTIGFMVGKVLILVVMLIDELRRLFTWIVTSLPTLASNSPSAGANIGRSIFLQRAALLLGGVALGGFIWGITNRYRYKVRRVRLAFGNLPESFKGMKIVQISDIHSGSFDKHEAVARGVKLVMAENPDVIFFTGDLVNNKADEIQPYTDIFSQLKAPMGVYSTLGNHDYGDYIEWPSVQAKSKNLEWLKETHGKMGWRLLMNEHVLLERGNDKIAVLGIENWSAKANFPKYGDLSRAHSGVGPDIPFKILLSHDPSHWDAQVRKQFPDINLTLAGHTHGMQFGVEIPGLKWSPVQYVYQKWAGLYREGAQYLYVNRGFGFLGYPGRLGIMPEITVIELV from the coding sequence ATGGCACAACGCTTTGCAATAATCATGTTCCTGCTGGCCCTGGCCGAGTTTTACAGCTTTATCGTAGTGAGGAGCGCGGTGCGTACCCTGCCTTATGCTGGTCGCGTGGGGGTGATGGTATTCTACGTGCTACTGTCGCTGTTTGCGTGGATCAGCTTCTTTATGTTCCGCCACATCAACTGGGCCAACCTGCCGCATATGCTGCGCAACATTTACGTAGCCACTACCATCGGCTTTATGGTGGGTAAGGTATTGATACTGGTAGTGATGCTGATAGACGAGCTGCGCAGGCTGTTCACCTGGATCGTTACCAGTCTTCCTACACTGGCTTCAAATTCACCTTCAGCAGGTGCCAATATAGGCAGGTCTATTTTCCTGCAGCGCGCAGCGCTGTTACTGGGAGGTGTGGCACTGGGTGGTTTTATCTGGGGTATCACCAACAGGTACCGGTATAAAGTAAGGCGAGTGAGGCTGGCGTTCGGCAACCTGCCTGAATCATTCAAAGGAATGAAGATCGTGCAGATATCAGACATCCATTCCGGCAGCTTCGACAAGCACGAGGCGGTGGCACGTGGTGTAAAACTGGTAATGGCCGAAAACCCCGACGTTATCTTCTTCACCGGCGACCTGGTAAACAACAAGGCCGACGAGATACAACCGTATACAGACATCTTCTCGCAACTGAAGGCGCCCATGGGTGTCTACTCCACCCTCGGCAACCACGACTACGGCGACTATATAGAATGGCCGTCAGTACAAGCCAAATCCAAAAACCTGGAATGGCTGAAAGAGACACACGGCAAAATGGGCTGGCGCCTCCTAATGAACGAACACGTGTTGCTGGAAAGGGGCAACGATAAGATCGCAGTCCTCGGTATAGAGAACTGGAGCGCCAAAGCCAACTTCCCGAAATATGGTGATCTGAGCCGCGCCCACTCAGGGGTAGGTCCGGATATTCCTTTCAAGATATTGCTGTCGCACGATCCCTCGCACTGGGATGCACAGGTCAGGAAACAGTTCCCTGATATCAACCTGACGCTGGCCGGCCATACGCACGGTATGCAGTTCGGCGTAGAGATACCGGGACTGAAATGGAGCCCTGTACAGTACGTATACCAGAAATGGGCAGGCCTCTACCGCGAGGGCGCACAATACCTGTATGTGAACCGCGGGTTCGGCTTCCTGGGCTACCCCGGCAGGCTGGGCATCATGCCGGAGATAACGGTGATCGAGCTAGTGTAG
- a CDS encoding TIGR01777 family oxidoreductase: MTQTIGITGGTGFIGRHLTAELIKHDYHVIIFTRHPEKRKKRPKITHAYWNPTANKIDVGALKQVNAIVHLAGAGIADKRWTKKRKKEIVDSRVKATNFLVSQLRQYAPECRTLVAASAMGYYGADKKGKPFVETDPPNADFLAQTCVKWEKASMSANDFLRTAIFRFGHVLGKDGGAFPKFLQPVKFGLVPIIGSGKQVMSWIHIDDHVRMLYSAIADDQYNGAYNAVSPQPVSYKRLMKTIAKNKGGFNITAHVPTPLLNLALGEMSKELYKSSTLSPQKLLDSGFQFQYPTIDEAVANLMSKAH, encoded by the coding sequence ATGACTCAAACCATAGGCATAACGGGAGGAACAGGCTTCATAGGCCGGCATTTAACCGCCGAACTAATAAAGCATGATTATCATGTGATTATATTCACCCGCCACCCTGAAAAGCGGAAGAAAAGACCCAAAATAACCCATGCTTACTGGAACCCCACCGCAAATAAAATTGACGTTGGCGCACTCAAGCAGGTCAATGCCATAGTACACTTGGCCGGCGCCGGTATAGCCGACAAACGCTGGACCAAGAAACGCAAGAAAGAGATAGTAGACAGCCGGGTAAAAGCTACCAACTTCCTTGTCTCTCAGCTACGTCAATACGCCCCCGAATGTCGCACGCTGGTTGCAGCCTCAGCCATGGGCTACTATGGCGCCGATAAGAAGGGAAAGCCCTTTGTCGAGACCGACCCACCCAACGCTGACTTCCTGGCGCAGACCTGTGTAAAATGGGAGAAGGCCAGTATGTCGGCTAATGACTTTCTGCGCACGGCCATATTCCGGTTTGGGCATGTGCTCGGTAAGGACGGAGGCGCATTTCCCAAGTTCCTGCAGCCGGTCAAGTTTGGGCTGGTGCCCATCATAGGCAGCGGCAAACAGGTGATGAGCTGGATCCACATTGACGACCATGTACGCATGCTGTACTCTGCTATAGCAGACGACCAGTACAACGGTGCATACAATGCAGTAAGCCCCCAGCCAGTTAGCTATAAGCGGTTGATGAAAACCATAGCTAAGAACAAGGGCGGTTTTAATATCACCGCTCACGTACCTACTCCCTTGCTCAACCTTGCCCTCGGTGAGATGAGCAAGGAACTATATAAGAGCAGTACCCTCAGTCCTCAAAAGCTGCTGGACTCTGGCTTCCAATTCCAATACCCTACTATCGACGAGGCTGTGGCCAACCTGATGAGTAAAGCCCACTAA
- a CDS encoding NAD(P)-dependent oxidoreductase has translation MLRIGLIKERKTPPDNRVPLTPQQCARIQQEYPVTIVVEPSDGRCFTDDEYRAEGIELTTDLTSCDVLLGVKEVPIDHLIPDKTYFFFSHTKKKQPYNQKLMQALIKKRIRMIDYECLTHLDEQRVLGFGLFAGIVGAHNGLLAYGEKTGLYELPAAYSVKNYDELKTIYGQVRLPNIKIVMTGSGKVAAGILEVMTHFDVESVEPDDFLTHEYDYPVYTHLKGSALYARKDNGLFHRDDFHAHPQAYKCLFSKYIPQTDILMNGIYWDQNIARLFEKPDVQRNDWRVSVIADITCDIDGSVPINVGASTIANPVYGIDRKNLQRVEPYQGDKNVIDVMAVDNLPNELPCDASHYFGAHFEKFVLGELLSGNSDIINRATICENGKLTKYYEYLSDYAY, from the coding sequence ATGCTTCGTATAGGTCTGATAAAAGAACGCAAGACACCACCGGATAACAGGGTACCGCTGACGCCACAGCAATGCGCTCGTATTCAACAGGAATATCCCGTGACCATTGTTGTAGAACCTTCGGATGGACGCTGCTTTACTGACGATGAATATCGTGCAGAAGGCATTGAACTGACCACAGACCTTACCAGCTGCGACGTATTGCTTGGTGTAAAAGAAGTGCCTATCGATCATCTCATTCCCGACAAGACCTACTTCTTCTTTTCTCATACCAAAAAGAAGCAACCTTATAACCAAAAGCTCATGCAGGCGCTTATCAAGAAGCGCATCCGCATGATAGACTATGAATGTCTTACCCATCTTGATGAACAACGTGTGCTTGGCTTTGGCTTGTTTGCCGGTATTGTTGGTGCTCACAACGGGTTACTGGCATACGGCGAGAAAACTGGCCTCTACGAATTACCTGCCGCATACTCTGTAAAGAACTACGACGAGCTGAAAACCATTTACGGACAGGTAAGGCTGCCTAATATCAAGATCGTGATGACCGGTTCTGGTAAAGTAGCAGCGGGTATACTCGAGGTTATGACCCACTTCGATGTGGAGTCAGTAGAGCCGGATGACTTCCTGACGCATGAGTACGATTATCCCGTATACACACACCTGAAAGGTAGTGCTTTGTACGCCCGTAAGGATAATGGTCTCTTTCACCGTGATGATTTCCATGCTCATCCCCAGGCTTACAAGTGTCTGTTCTCAAAGTACATTCCTCAAACCGATATCCTGATGAACGGTATTTACTGGGACCAGAACATAGCGCGCCTGTTTGAAAAGCCAGATGTGCAGCGCAACGACTGGCGTGTCAGCGTGATCGCAGATATCACCTGCGACATAGATGGCTCAGTGCCCATCAACGTCGGTGCTTCTACGATCGCCAACCCTGTTTACGGCATCGACCGCAAGAACCTGCAGCGGGTAGAGCCATACCAAGGCGACAAGAACGTCATTGACGTGATGGCGGTTGATAACCTCCCCAACGAATTGCCTTGTGATGCCTCTCATTACTTCGGTGCGCACTTCGAGAAGTTTGTGTTGGGCGAGCTACTTTCTGGTAACAGCGACATCATCAACCGTGCAACCATCTGCGAGAACGGGAAGCTGACCAAGTACTATGAGTACCTCAGCGATTACGCCTATTAG
- a CDS encoding iron-sulfur cluster co-chaperone HscB C-terminal domain-containing protein yields MVNYFELYGIAESFNPDAAIVKKKYYELSRQYHPDRFATADDSTRAEALRMAALNNDAFKMLNNPDATTAYILKQHQLLEDEEKYNLPPAFLMEMMDLNEVISDWEMEPDNDILRQTATDTLAEQLEQWQQEVTPLTQQYNSGNHDKQLLLRIKDYYFRKKYLLRIQERIDTFASR; encoded by the coding sequence ATGGTTAATTACTTTGAACTGTATGGTATAGCTGAGTCGTTTAACCCCGATGCCGCTATTGTGAAGAAGAAGTATTATGAGCTGAGTCGCCAATATCACCCCGACAGATTTGCAACGGCCGATGACAGCACCCGCGCCGAAGCATTGCGTATGGCTGCACTCAACAACGATGCATTTAAGATGCTCAATAACCCTGACGCTACCACCGCATATATCCTCAAACAACACCAGCTGCTGGAAGACGAGGAAAAGTACAACCTCCCTCCCGCCTTCCTGATGGAAATGATGGACCTGAACGAGGTTATCAGCGACTGGGAGATGGAGCCGGACAATGATATACTGCGCCAAACGGCCACAGATACCCTTGCCGAACAACTGGAACAGTGGCAACAGGAGGTGACGCCCCTCACCCAGCAGTACAATTCCGGCAACCACGATAAGCAACTATTACTCCGCATAAAAGACTATTATTTCAGGAAAAAATATCTGTTGCGCATACAGGAAAGAATAGATACATTTGCATCCCGCTGA